The Pseudomonas putida nucleotide sequence CGCCAGGTGCCTGTTCGAACAGCGCCCGCAGCTCGGTCTCCAGCCAGTTCGGTTCCAGGTACAGGGTCGAATAGGTGAAGCCTTCGGCGGTCGGCGCGTGGCCGTCGTGCAGGTCGCCGGGTTCGAGCAGGAAGACCTGGCCTGCGGTGCTCTGGTGACGCACCCGGCGGCAGTTGAACTGCTGCACACCTTGCTCGGTGAAGCCGACCAGAAAGCTGTCGTGCCAGTGCGGGTCGTAGGCGTGCCCGACAAAATGCGCACGGACCGACTCGATGCCGGTGTCGGCGTCTTGCTTGAGGTCGATCCAGTTGCTCATGGCGCTGCGCTGCTGACGGGTAGGGCAGTTCACCTTACTCCAGATGCGTCAGCCGGTTTAGAACAATTGTGCAGGCTGCAGCGTGGCAAAACGCTCGCGCAGCCACAGGTGCAGTTGCGTCACTGCGGGCGACAGCTGCTTGCGGTGCGGACACACCAGCGTCACCGGCGTGGCTTCGCCCTGATGCTCCGGCAGCAGGATTTCCAGCTCGCCGGCGGCGATGTTGGCGCTGACGTCCAGCCACGACTTGTAGACGATGCCTTCGCCCTCCAGCGCCCAGCGCCGCACCACGTCGGCATCGTCGCTGACCAGCGGCCCGCGTACCTGCACGGTGCGGTTGCCAAGCTGCCACTTGTCGTAGACGCGGTTGTGCTGCAGGTACAGCAGGCAGTCATGTTGTTGCAGGTCATCAGGTGTGCGGGGGCGGCCGTGGCGGGCCAGGTAGCCGGGCGCGGCCACCACCACGCGGCGGTTCCAGGGGGCCAGCGGCAGGGCGATGTAGTTGGCGTCCTGGTTGAGGCCATAGCGGATGGCGATGTCCACCGGGTCACGGCTGAAATCGGCCATCTGGTCGGAGAGGAAGAAGCGCAGGCTCAATGCCGGGTGCTCGCGGCGAAAGGCGCTGAGCCAGGGCAGCAACAGGTTTCGGCCGATGTCGGAAGGTGCGGACACCTGCAACACCCCACGCAAGGTGCTGTGGCTGGCATGAAGCTGCTCGTGGCCCTGGCGCAGGGTGTCCAGTACACGCTGGGCGGTGGGCAGGTACAGCTCGCCCTCGGCGGTCAGGCGCAGGCTGCGGGTGGTGCGGGCGAACAGGCGCACGTCGAGGTCGCGCTCAAGGCGCTTGATCGCGGCGGCCACTTGCCCGGGCAGCAGGTCGGCTTCATGGGCGGCAGCGGTGAAGCTGCCCAGGGCGCTGCTGCGCACGAACAGTTCGAGGTCGGTGAAACGGAGCATTTTCACTCCAGGGGTGAAAGTGTTGCTGTATTCTGCCGCTTTTTTTGGTTTGCAGGAAAGATAAGATGCGCGACAGATCCCGTTTCGTTGATTGGAGTTGCAGCATGGATACCGTCTCCCTGGCCAAGCGCCGTTACACCACCAAGGCCTACGATGCCACCCGCAGGATTCCCCAGGCCACGGTCGATGCGCTGCTCGAACAGCTGCGCCACAGCCCGTCCTCGGTCAACTCGCAGCCTTGGCATTTCGTTGTCGCCGACAGCGCCGAAGGCAAGGCCCGCCTGGCCAAGGCCACCGACGGCCGTTTTGCCTATAACTCGCCGAAGATTCTCGACGCATCGCACGTGATCGTATTCTGCACCCGCACCGAGATGACCGAGGCGCACCTGAATGCGGTGCTTGACCAGGAACAGGCCGATGGCCGCTTCCGCGACGAGCAGGCACGGGCAGGGCAGAACCAGAGCCGTCGCGGCTATGTGGACTTGCACCGTTTTGATCAGAAAGACCTGCAGCACTGGATGGAGAAGCAGACCTACCTGGCCTTGGGTACTGCGTTGCTCGGTGCAGCGGCCCATGGGCTGGATGCCACGCCAATCGAAGGCTTCGACAGCAAGGTGCTGGATGCTGAGCTGGGGCTGCGTGAGCAGGGCTATACCAGTGTGGTGGTGTTGAGCCTGGGGTACCGTAGCGAGGCGGATTTCAATGCTGGGCTGAGCAAGTCGCGGTTGCCGGGTTCGACGGTGTTTACCTTTCTTTGAGGATGCGTCGGGCGTTGGGGTATTCGCCACGACAGTTGCAGCGCCTGTGAGACCGAGCGCCGCCCGCGCGGCGCATCGCGAGCTGCGCTCGCTCCTACGTTTGTTTCGGGCCAGTAACGCCTGTGGCATGCGCGCGCGACCGCCTTGTTTGTACGACGCGATATCGCGCCATGCGCCAAGGCGTTCGCGCGCAAATCCCACAGGAATAATTGGCCCGAAATAGACGTAGGAGCGAGCGCAGCTCGCGATGCGCCGCGCGGGCGGCGCTCGGTCTCACAGGCGCTGCAAGGCTTGAGGCATGCACATCAGCCCTACCACAATGCCCCCGCAGCCGCCGTCAAAACCCGCCCAAACACCGCGATCGCCGTGTCCACATCGGCCTCGCTGGTAAACCGCCCGATGCTCACGCGCACGCTTTTGCGTGCCCGCGCTTCATCCAGCCCCAGCGCCAACAGCACATGTGAAGCGGCGTTGCTCGCCGAGTTGCAGGCCGAGGTGGTCGAGAGCGCCAGTTCACTGGCCAAGGCCATGCTGTTGAAGCCGTTCGCTTCGATGCACAGGTTCAGGGTATGAGGTATCCGCTGCAGGGCACAGCCATTGAGGCTGACCCCCGGCAATGCCAGCAACCCTTCACGCAGGCGCTTGGCCAGGTGCTCGATACGCTGGTGCTCGCTGTCCCCCGGCTCACCGGCCAGGGCGAAGGCACTGCCCATGCCGACGATCTGGTGCGTCGGCAAGGTCCCCGAGCGCAGCCCTTGTTCATGCCCGCCGCCGTGGATCTGCGCGCACATCAGCTCACGGGCGCGAGGCCCGACATACAATGCGCCGATACCTTTGGGCCCATACACCTTGTGCGCCGAGAACGACATCAGGTCCACCGCCATAGCCTGCAGGTCAATGGCCAGCTTGCCGACCGCCTGGGCCGCATCCACATGCAGCAGGGCGCCATGGGCGCGAACCCGTTCGCCAATGGCAGCGAAATCAGTGACGGTACCCAGTTCATTGTTGACGGCCATCAGCGATACCAGGCGGGTGTCCGCGCGCAGCGCTGCCTGCACAGCGTAGGGCTGGATCAGGCCGCTGGCGTCCGGCGCCAGGCGGGTGATGGCCCAGCCCTGGCGCTCCAGTTCCTTGACCGTGTCGAGCACGGCCTTGTGCTCCAGCTGGCTGGTGATCAGGTGGCCCGGCTGGGCCATGCCCTGGGTGATGCCTTTGAGTGCCAGGTTGTTGGACTCGGTGGCGCCCGATGTCCAGACGATGTCGTCGGCGCGGGCACCGACCCGCTCTGCCACTTGCCGGCGGGCCTGCTCGACCACTTCGCGTGCGGCCTGGCCATAGGCATGGCCACTGGACGCGGGGTTGCCGAAGTTAACCTGGCGACCGAGGCAGGTGAGCATGGTTTCGATGACTCGGTCGTCGACCGGAGTGGTGGCGGCGTAGTCGAAATAGAGCGGGGCGCTAGGCATGGGGCGGGTCCGTGCAATGTTGCTGTGGTGTTGGCAATCGTTGCATCAAGCCTAAGCGCTGGGGAGAAAATGATTTTGCTTTTTGTGCTGCAGATAGCCGGTTGACGGAGAATATTTTTCTATATTAATAGATCAATTAGAAATGGTTTTTCCTCTCTGTGGGCCCAGGCGAGCCCACAGTGCCATGAACGCTTCAGGCAGGCTCCAGCGCCCGTTCTTCTTCGGCCACCACGCGCTCGCACAATTCGATGATTTGCTCGCGCATCCAGCGGTTGGCCGGGTCCTGGTCGGTGCTCTCATGCCAGTACAGGTGAGTCTCCAGCGCTGGTACGTCCACCGGTAGCGGCTGGAAACGCAACTGGTGACGGCGGGCGAAGCGCTCGGGTACGGTCATGGCCATGTCGGTCTGCTGCAACACCTGCGAAGCCATCAGGTAATGCTGGGAGCGCAGCGCGACCTTGCGTTGCACGCCCATCTTGCCCAGTGCCAGGTCCACGTAGCCCAGGCCGTTGCGGCGGCTGGAGATATGGATGTGGGTCATGCCCAGGTAGTTGTCGAGGGTCAGCTTGGTATCGGCCAGCGGGTGGCCCTGGCGCAGTGCGCAGACATAGCGATCCTGCATCAGCTTGACGTGGCGCACCTGCGGGTCGGTGTTCAGTGGGGCGTCGACGGCGAAGTCCAGGCGCCCGGCGGCCAGTTCCTTGGTGGTTTCGCGGCGCTTGCACAGGAAACTTTCGATCAGCACCGCCGGGGCCAGGCGGCGCAGGCGCTGGAACAGCGGCGGCAGGATCACCGCCTCGGTGAGGTCGGTCATGCTGATGCGGAAGGTCTTGTTGGCCTGCTGCGGGTTGAAGATGCGGCTTTCCTGCACTGAGGTGCGCAGCAGTGCCAGGG carries:
- a CDS encoding LysR family transcriptional regulator, which gives rise to MLRFTDLELFVRSSALGSFTAAAHEADLLPGQVAAAIKRLERDLDVRLFARTTRSLRLTAEGELYLPTAQRVLDTLRQGHEQLHASHSTLRGVLQVSAPSDIGRNLLLPWLSAFRREHPALSLRFFLSDQMADFSRDPVDIAIRYGLNQDANYIALPLAPWNRRVVVAAPGYLARHGRPRTPDDLQQHDCLLYLQHNRVYDKWQLGNRTVQVRGPLVSDDADVVRRWALEGEGIVYKSWLDVSANIAAGELEILLPEHQGEATPVTLVCPHRKQLSPAVTQLHLWLRERFATLQPAQLF
- the nfsB gene encoding oxygen-insensitive NAD(P)H nitroreductase, which codes for MDTVSLAKRRYTTKAYDATRRIPQATVDALLEQLRHSPSSVNSQPWHFVVADSAEGKARLAKATDGRFAYNSPKILDASHVIVFCTRTEMTEAHLNAVLDQEQADGRFRDEQARAGQNQSRRGYVDLHRFDQKDLQHWMEKQTYLALGTALLGAAAHGLDATPIEGFDSKVLDAELGLREQGYTSVVVLSLGYRSEADFNAGLSKSRLPGSTVFTFL
- a CDS encoding cysteine desulfurase family protein, encoding MPSAPLYFDYAATTPVDDRVIETMLTCLGRQVNFGNPASSGHAYGQAAREVVEQARRQVAERVGARADDIVWTSGATESNNLALKGITQGMAQPGHLITSQLEHKAVLDTVKELERQGWAITRLAPDASGLIQPYAVQAALRADTRLVSLMAVNNELGTVTDFAAIGERVRAHGALLHVDAAQAVGKLAIDLQAMAVDLMSFSAHKVYGPKGIGALYVGPRARELMCAQIHGGGHEQGLRSGTLPTHQIVGMGSAFALAGEPGDSEHQRIEHLAKRLREGLLALPGVSLNGCALQRIPHTLNLCIEANGFNSMALASELALSTTSACNSASNAASHVLLALGLDEARARKSVRVSIGRFTSEADVDTAIAVFGRVLTAAAGALW
- a CDS encoding LysR family transcriptional regulator; protein product: MNLSKVDLNLFIVFDAIYTEANLTRAGQIVGITQPAVSNALSRLRETFNDPLFVRTAQGMVPTPMAQNIIGPVRNALALLRTSVQESRIFNPQQANKTFRISMTDLTEAVILPPLFQRLRRLAPAVLIESFLCKRRETTKELAAGRLDFAVDAPLNTDPQVRHVKLMQDRYVCALRQGHPLADTKLTLDNYLGMTHIHISSRRNGLGYVDLALGKMGVQRKVALRSQHYLMASQVLQQTDMAMTVPERFARRHQLRFQPLPVDVPALETHLYWHESTDQDPANRWMREQIIELCERVVAEEERALEPA